In Thermococcus camini, a genomic segment contains:
- a CDS encoding GTP-binding protein produces MPKRVKLGHHYYYIVTVDELNSFRGKNVVIEGTIEDKPLVEFLPMELPGYRTTFKVSGLRVEFSGSPCLGKGEWVKVYGRFLGDCIMASAIETERAVFTTEE; encoded by the coding sequence ATGCCCAAGCGGGTCAAACTCGGTCATCATTACTATTACATCGTTACGGTTGATGAGCTGAATTCATTCAGGGGTAAGAACGTCGTCATCGAGGGCACCATCGAGGACAAACCCCTGGTGGAGTTCCTCCCCATGGAGCTACCTGGTTACAGGACGACCTTTAAAGTTTCCGGGCTCAGGGTGGAGTTCTCTGGAAGTCCGTGCCTCGGAAAGGGCGAATGGGTGAAGGTCTATGGGAGATTCCTCGGCGACTGCATAATGGCGAGCGCCATCGAGACCGAGAGGGCAGTTTTCACGACGGAGGAGTGA
- the wtpA gene encoding tungstate ABC transporter substrate-binding protein WtpA produces MRWKGIALMALLVLSVISAGCINGSGNSELKETTLVVFHAGSLSVPFKQLEDEFAKYAEENLGYRVTFQDEASGSVKAVRKVTDLGKKANIVAVADYTLIPQLMVPKFTDFYVLFATNEIVIAFTEKSKYAEEMKAHPERWYEILARPGVTFGFSDPNQDPCGYRSVMVMKLADYYYDKPVFETLVERNTNIYFNGSIIVAPKEIQVKSDKVVIRPKETDLTALVESGSLDYFFIYKSVAEQHNLTYITLPDEINLKDFNKADFYGKVGIYIGSTGKVIKAKPIVYGVTVPKDAPNRELAIEFLRYLLGENGKRVFQENHQDFIWPPVAFGSVPDEIKSLVKVEG; encoded by the coding sequence ATGCGGTGGAAGGGCATTGCACTTATGGCTCTCCTCGTGCTGTCGGTTATTTCAGCTGGTTGCATAAACGGTTCCGGCAACTCCGAGCTAAAAGAAACCACCCTTGTGGTCTTTCATGCCGGTTCTCTGAGCGTCCCTTTCAAACAGTTAGAGGATGAATTTGCCAAATACGCGGAGGAAAACCTCGGTTACAGGGTCACCTTCCAGGACGAGGCGAGCGGGAGCGTTAAGGCCGTTAGAAAGGTCACCGACCTGGGCAAGAAGGCCAATATTGTTGCTGTCGCTGACTACACCCTCATTCCCCAGCTGATGGTGCCGAAGTTCACGGACTTCTACGTCCTCTTCGCGACAAATGAGATTGTCATAGCCTTCACAGAGAAGAGCAAGTACGCCGAGGAGATGAAGGCCCACCCGGAGAGATGGTATGAAATCCTCGCGAGACCCGGGGTTACCTTTGGTTTCTCCGACCCGAACCAGGACCCCTGCGGCTACCGCTCCGTCATGGTCATGAAGCTGGCCGATTACTACTACGACAAACCGGTATTCGAGACCCTGGTCGAGAGGAACACGAACATATACTTCAACGGGAGCATAATAGTTGCTCCAAAGGAAATCCAGGTGAAGAGCGATAAGGTCGTCATAAGGCCCAAGGAGACGGATTTAACGGCCCTCGTCGAGAGCGGGAGCCTGGACTACTTCTTCATCTACAAGAGCGTGGCGGAGCAGCACAACTTAACTTATATAACCCTCCCGGACGAGATAAACCTCAAGGACTTCAACAAGGCCGACTTCTACGGTAAGGTGGGCATCTACATCGGCTCCACCGGCAAGGTCATCAAGGCCAAGCCCATCGTCTACGGCGTTACCGTTCCGAAGGACGCGCCCAACAGGGAGCTTGCCATTGAGTTCCTCAGGTACCTCCTGGGCGAGAACGGCAAGCGGGTCTTCCAGGAGAACCACCAGGACTTCATATGGCCGCCGGTTGCCTTCGGCAGCGTCCCGGACGAGATAAAGTCCCTCGTCAAGGTTGAGGGGTGA
- the wtpC gene encoding tungstate ABC transporter ATP-binding protein WtpC → MLEVREVSKDWKEFRLRGISFDVSEGEHFIILGPSGAGKTVLLEIIAGIIEPDVGKIVLNGEDITHFPPERRGLAYIPQNYALFPHMSVFDNIAFGLKLRGIPRSEIERKVGEISGILGIGHLLRRKPKTLSGGEQQRVAIARALVVEPELLLMDEPFANLDVQTRAKLIGEMKRWREELGFTALHVTHSFEEAVSLGDRVGVMLNGRLVQVGPVRDVFSRPTSEEVARFLGFENIIEGTVEGRILRSNGVEIELPAETMGRVRVGLRPEDIILSLEPIRSSARNEFRATVESVEELGPLVRVHLRIDGLHLRAFITRSSMLEMGITKGKELYVSFKASALHVF, encoded by the coding sequence ATGCTTGAGGTCAGAGAAGTCTCCAAGGACTGGAAGGAGTTCCGGCTGAGGGGAATAAGCTTTGACGTGAGCGAGGGGGAGCACTTCATAATCCTCGGCCCGAGCGGGGCCGGGAAGACTGTGCTCCTTGAGATAATAGCGGGCATAATCGAACCCGACGTCGGAAAGATAGTCCTCAACGGTGAGGACATAACCCACTTCCCTCCCGAGAGGCGTGGGCTCGCTTATATCCCCCAGAACTACGCCCTCTTTCCCCACATGAGCGTTTTCGACAACATAGCCTTTGGACTTAAGCTCCGGGGGATTCCAAGGTCTGAAATCGAGAGGAAAGTTGGGGAAATATCCGGGATTCTGGGAATAGGCCACCTCCTCCGCAGAAAACCGAAGACCTTGAGCGGTGGCGAGCAGCAGCGCGTGGCCATAGCGAGGGCCCTTGTTGTGGAACCCGAGCTTCTGCTCATGGACGAGCCATTCGCGAACCTCGACGTTCAGACCAGGGCGAAGCTCATAGGTGAGATGAAGCGCTGGAGGGAAGAGCTTGGCTTCACGGCTTTGCACGTCACCCACTCCTTCGAGGAGGCGGTTAGCCTGGGCGACAGGGTAGGCGTTATGCTCAACGGAAGGCTTGTGCAGGTTGGCCCCGTCAGGGACGTCTTTTCGAGGCCGACGAGCGAAGAGGTCGCTCGCTTCCTCGGCTTCGAGAACATCATCGAGGGCACCGTGGAGGGAAGAATTCTGAGGAGCAACGGGGTCGAGATAGAGCTTCCCGCCGAGACCATGGGAAGGGTTCGCGTTGGCCTAAGGCCGGAGGATATAATACTCTCCCTTGAACCCATCAGGAGCTCGGCCAGAAACGAGTTCAGGGCAACTGTCGAGTCGGTTGAAGAGCTCGGCCCGCTCGTCAGGGTTCATTTGAGAATCGACGGGTTACACCTCAGGGCCTTCATAACCCGCTCCTCGATGTTGGAGATGGGAATAACGAAGGGAAAAGAGCTCTACGTCAGCTTCAAGGCGAGTGCATTACATGTGTTCTGA
- a CDS encoding HD domain-containing protein — protein sequence MSLLDLFLEAGNLKRLPRTGWLLRGVSNPESIADHSYRVALITLFLADELKAKGFEIDVERALKIALLHDLAEARVTDIPLTAQYYLDKGKAEKKAAMELFIKTSNPREYFRLWREYEEGLSLEGRLVKFADKLEMLIQAYEYERTGFSNLDEFWGALEKLRESEFYEHFRDLVEGLVALRKQNR from the coding sequence ATGTCCCTTCTCGACCTTTTTCTGGAAGCCGGAAACCTGAAGAGGCTCCCCAGAACCGGCTGGCTCCTTCGGGGTGTTTCAAACCCCGAGAGCATAGCCGACCACAGCTACCGCGTGGCATTGATAACCCTCTTTCTGGCCGATGAACTGAAGGCGAAGGGCTTTGAGATAGACGTTGAGCGGGCCCTCAAGATAGCCCTTCTCCACGACCTGGCGGAGGCGAGGGTCACAGACATACCCCTGACGGCGCAGTACTACCTCGACAAGGGCAAGGCCGAGAAGAAGGCCGCGATGGAGCTTTTCATTAAAACATCGAATCCGAGGGAGTACTTCAGGCTGTGGAGGGAGTACGAGGAGGGGCTTAGCTTGGAGGGCAGGCTTGTAAAGTTCGCCGACAAGCTGGAGATGCTGATTCAAGCGTATGAGTACGAAAGGACCGGCTTTTCCAATCTCGACGAGTTCTGGGGTGCTCTGGAAAAGCTCCGCGAGAGCGAGTTTTACGAGCACTTCCGGGATCTGGTGGAGGGGCTTGTGGCCTTGAGAAAACAAAATCGTTAA
- a CDS encoding Era-like GTP-binding protein — MIKVAIIGAENVGKSTLMNALIGGRISEVENLPGTTKGTIRRRFGKLKIPKSMKNPLGGADEFVLIDTAGLFDPQRELRGKVLSEEKFREIIEEIVSADIVIHMVDATVGLHRGMEKLHHMLKFRYEKPIIVVINKIDLVPRERVEELRKIIKKRLEQEAIPLSLVTYEGFNELIKRLAYYAQYV, encoded by the coding sequence ATGATAAAGGTTGCGATCATCGGTGCCGAGAACGTCGGCAAGTCAACGCTCATGAACGCCCTCATAGGAGGTAGAATTTCCGAGGTGGAGAACCTCCCCGGGACGACCAAGGGGACGATACGGAGACGCTTCGGAAAGCTCAAGATACCGAAGAGCATGAAAAATCCCCTCGGAGGAGCCGACGAGTTCGTCCTCATAGACACGGCCGGCCTCTTCGACCCCCAGAGGGAGCTGAGGGGCAAAGTCCTGAGCGAAGAGAAGTTCCGGGAGATAATTGAGGAGATAGTCTCCGCGGACATAGTAATTCACATGGTCGATGCCACGGTCGGCCTGCACAGGGGCATGGAGAAGCTTCACCACATGCTCAAGTTCCGCTACGAGAAGCCCATCATAGTGGTCATAAACAAGATTGATCTGGTTCCGCGGGAGCGTGTTGAGGAGCTTAGAAAGATAATAAAGAAGCGCCTGGAGCAGGAGGCGATTCCGCTTTCGCTGGTGACCTATGAGGGATTCAATGAGCTAATCAAGAGGCTGGCGTACTACGCCCAGTACGTTTGA
- the wtpB gene encoding tungstate ABC transporter permease WtpB has protein sequence MGRDYTLYFFAALGSFLILYIALPLLVILAKQASDVDMLLKTLHDPYVIEALRNSLLTATATALIALLLGVPLGYVLARKEFPGKSLVQALVDVPIVIPHSVVGIMLLVTFSSAILDSYKGIIAAMLFVSAPFAINAARDGFLAVDEKLENVARTLGASRMRAFFSIALPMAFPAIASGAIMTWARAISEVGAILIVAYYPKTAQVLVMEYFNNYGLRASRPISVVLIVMSLTVFVILRWLVGRKANA, from the coding sequence ATGGGGAGGGATTACACTCTCTACTTCTTTGCAGCCCTGGGGAGCTTTCTAATACTCTACATAGCCCTGCCCCTGCTCGTCATACTGGCAAAGCAGGCCTCGGACGTGGATATGCTCCTCAAAACCCTTCACGACCCCTACGTTATCGAGGCCCTCAGGAACTCCCTCCTTACAGCGACAGCGACTGCTTTGATAGCACTTCTCCTCGGCGTTCCCCTCGGCTACGTTCTGGCGAGGAAGGAGTTTCCAGGAAAGAGCCTCGTCCAGGCCCTGGTTGATGTCCCCATTGTCATCCCGCACTCAGTCGTCGGAATAATGCTACTCGTTACCTTCTCCAGCGCAATCCTCGACAGCTACAAAGGTATAATAGCGGCCATGCTCTTTGTTTCGGCCCCATTTGCGATAAACGCCGCGCGAGATGGCTTCTTAGCTGTTGACGAGAAGCTCGAAAACGTTGCCAGAACCCTCGGGGCGTCGCGTATGAGAGCGTTCTTCTCAATAGCGCTCCCGATGGCGTTTCCGGCCATAGCGAGCGGGGCCATAATGACGTGGGCTCGTGCTATAAGCGAGGTCGGTGCTATACTCATCGTCGCGTATTATCCTAAAACGGCTCAGGTTCTCGTTATGGAGTACTTCAACAACTACGGCCTGAGGGCCTCGAGACCGATTTCCGTTGTCCTTATCGTGATGAGCCTCACCGTTTTCGTTATCCTGCGCTGGCTCGTGGGGAGGAAGGCCAATGCTTGA